A part of Lutra lutra chromosome 2, mLutLut1.2, whole genome shotgun sequence genomic DNA contains:
- the LOC125093354 gene encoding centrin-4-like gives MASNYCTGSDQWKKRAAKLEPNETQKQEIKEAFDLFDVDGSGTIDVKELKIAMQALGFDPKKEEIKKMIAEIDKEGFGTITFEDFFAIMSVKMSEKNEKEEILKAFKLFDDDDTGSITLNNIKRVAKELGENLTDDELKEMLDEADRDRDGEINEEEFLRMMKRTTLY, from the exons ATG GCATCCAACTACTGCACAGGTTCAGACCAATGGAAGAAAAGAGCAGCAAAACTTGAACCGAATGAAACCCAAAAGCAAGAAATTAAAGAGGCCTTTGATTTATTTGATGTTGATGGGTCTGGAACCATAGATGTGAAAGAACTGAag ATTGCCATGCAAGCCTTAGGATTTGatccaaagaaagaagaaattaaaaaaatgatagctgAAATCGACAAAGAAGGATTTGGCACCAttacttttgaagatttttttgcCATAATGAGTGTAAAAATG agtgaaaaaaatgaaaaagaagaaatactgaaggctttcaaattatttgatgatgatgatactgGAAGCATAACACTAAACAATATCAAGAGGGTTGCTAAGGAATTGGGGGAAAATTTAACAGATGATGAACTTAag gaAATGCTTGATGAGGCTGATCGTGATAGGGATGGAGagataaatgaggaagaatttTTGAGAATGATGAAAAGGACCACTctttattaa